The Pithys albifrons albifrons isolate INPA30051 chromosome 6, PitAlb_v1, whole genome shotgun sequence region CAAAACCTTGTTTACATTAAAGgctgagctgtaagaaataaatcagaaaacctgtctgggttgaggcttgaagctgtaacatGGTTTAGTTAAAAGGCAATATAAGGctgcagagataagagcagCCCATTAGAGCTGTTAAAAGTCACCCAAAATATCCTGCTTAACTCTGGATAGGGGTTATCAGCTATAACTAAGTATATAAACctgaaaacacaaaagtctGGTGGAACATCTTTGGTGGAATTACCCACCATGTTCCCAGCtctgaataaaaggaaaaattttgttctattctattggatttgattgtttcttaacTCAAGCATTAGCTGCTTCAAACTTTATACACTGAACCTTCTGTATGCAAAAGCAGTCTGAAGAATAATGTGGTTACCTTGTGACTTTACAGTTGGGTGGAGGTTGCTTACTTTAAATACTCCACCTACATGCAGAATGTTGTCCCTCTGGCATGTCTGAAGTGTTCTTGTAACGTTATTTCCTTGATGTTTAGACCTTGAAACAAGACAGCGTGGTGGAGTCCATGCAGCTGGATCTGGAGCAGGCAAATGAAGAGCTGGACAAACTGAATTCAAGCCATTTAGAGGAGAGGTCTCAGCTCATTCAGGGCCTGCAGAAACGAGAACGGGAAATTGATAATCTCAAAGAGGCACTGGCAGAAAAGGACAGGGAGATGTGTGCCCTGTCAGGGAACATGGCAGAGTACTCTGAGCAGGTTGTGGTCCTGGAGCACCAAGTGCAGtgcaaagaggaggaaatgagagggatggaggaggctTTGGCCAAGGCTGAGCGGGAGAGTCGATTACTAAAGGAAGCGCAGACAGCTGATGTGAAAGATGCAAGCATGAAGATCTCTGTGCTTTCTGAGCAGAGCAACACGATGAGGCAAGAGCTGGAGAGAGTCAGAGTTCAGAATGAGGCTAAAACCAAAGAGAATGAGGAATTGGTGAGacaaagcacagagaacagCGTGACAATTAAGGAGCTCCGAGCTGAAATCAAAGCCAACAGTGTTGCCTACCATAACAAACTTGCAGAGTGTGAGTCACAGATTGCTTTGCTGAAAGAACAAATTAGTAAATCATCTGAAAAACTACAAGAAGCAGAGgataaacaaagaaaagaaactgagtATTTGAAATCTCAGCTTGAGAAAAATGATGCTCTGAAGGAAAAGTGGAACAATTTGCTTAAAGAGAAAGAGAGTAAAGCAGAGACACTTGAAAATGAGTTAAAATCAATGAAAGATTCATACAACAAActggttttggaaaatgctaAAAAAGATGAAGAGTTGGCTGAGTTATCCAAAAAACTTATAGAACAtactgaacatcaggaaacagttaaaaaagaaTTACTAGAGAAGCAAGAACTTGTTATTTCATTAGAGCAGAAACTTGGGGTTTTGGAGCAGCAAAATGAAGAGACTAAACTTAAATTAACTGGAGATCTGAAAGCCAAAGAGATTTGTTGTAAAGAACTTAATAACCAATTAAATGAAATACATAAACAAATTAACAAACTGGAAATAGAGACACAGGAGAAGGCTTCAGCTAATAACCAATTACAGGCAGATCTTGAAGGGCAACAAGAAAAATTGGCAgagcaaataaaagcaaatgaataCTTGAAAACAAGTATAGGTAcaatggaaaaagagaaagagcagTTAATCAGAGAGAATGAGAATTTGTCCAAACTCCTGGATGTAAAAGAGTGTGAGTTGTTAAAGAAAACCCAGGctgtggcagaaacagagaacaAGTTATCTGTTAGCACTGCTGAATATGAAAAAACTCTCTCAGCACTGAACTGTGATAAAAATGCTCTGGCAGAAAAGGTGGAACAACtttcagtggctgcagagcaaaaggaaagtgCAGTTGCAGAACAGctgcaggagaaaacaaaggagTGTGATGTGCTGGCTGAGCTCCTGTCTGAGAGCAAGGCCCAGACCCAACAACTGCACCAACAAGTGCAATCACTGCTCATTCAGCTGCAGGGCAGTAGagatgaagaaataaagaaggaagAACTGTTAAATAATAAATTGTCTGAATGCAGTGGCCTAATCCAAGAGCTCACCCAGACTAAGGAAGAGAATTTACtcctgcaggaaaaaattcaaagcGTAACTTTGGACTTTGAAGCTGCAAACAGGTCTCTAGAAGAGAAAAACCTTCAAAACTATTCACTGCATAAGGAAATGGAAGAGACTAAGCTTTGTGTTGTGGAGTTGCAGggtgaaattaaaaatcttaGAGATGAAAAAGCAAAGTTCTCTCAGCTGGTAGAGGAAAAAGACCTGGCTGTGAAAAGTCAGGGTTCAGAACTTGAGAAGTTTCAGAGGCAAGTTTCtgaaaaaatgcaggaaaatacAGTGTTAAATAGTCAGCTACAGCTCTGGAGCAAAGAAGTGGAGGCACTTAGGCATGAAAAGGAGGAGTTTTCAAACTTACTGTGTGAGAAATCACATGAATGTGaattttttcagtctgaaatgACTTCTGCAAAGCACCAAGCACAAACAGCAGCTgtagaaaatgagaaattgaAAGCAGACATGGAAGCAGTTCATGGTACAGTAAGGAAAAAGTCAGAGGAAGTAGCTGTTTTAACTTCACACTTGTCCCAGCAAAGTCATAATATTTTAGCTCTGAAGGACCAAATTGATGGCTTGTTAATTgagaaagaaaacttaaaaatggcctttgaagaaaaagaaactctgCTTTCTGAAAAGGAGGCTTTGATTCAGCAAATGAAAGACAGTAAAGTGGCAGGGGAAGGGCAGTACatgcaaataatttcagatCTGCAAAACCAAATACAAGCCCTGGGTTTTGAAACCAGCCAGCTCAGACACACagtgcaggaaaaggaaagtgaaTGTAAGAGGCAAGCCCAGGAATTAAAGTTATTAAAAGATAAATCTGAAGAGTCTGATGTACTTAGGGTTCAACTGTCTGAGAATATGGAGGTTATTTCTGACCTTCAGCATCAGCTTAAAAACGTGACAGAGCAATCAGCCCAGCTGAATGATTCAATTGTACAGAAAGATGTATCTCTAAGGCAAAAATTAGATGAGTGCATCAGTTTAAAAGCACAGCTTTCTGAGGTACAGGAATCTTCTGTTCTGCAAGAGAAACACATACAGATTTTAGCCTCTGAAGCAGAAGAGTTAAATGCacttatttcagaaaaagacTCAGCCATCACCAATATTTCAATAGTCAATGAGAATTTAATGATGCAGCTTcaagagaaacagaatgaaTGTGATGTCTTAAAGGAACaggtgagggagctggaggaagtGAAAGTGAATTTCCAAAAGGAAGGACAGCAGCTGAAGAATGCAATAATTGAGATGGACCAGTCCCTGTCAGAAAAGGAATCCTCTCTTCTGGAAAACGAAAGTCTCCTCAAAACTCTggaggagaaagcaaagaaagatgaagagaagtCAAATTTAATTTCTCAGCTCCAAAATCAGGTACATGAACTAAGGCAGGAACTACAAAAATCTAAAGACCTACTccatgagaaagaaaatgcctttttatcTCTTCAGGAGACCATTGAAGCGCAGTATGAACTGAGAACTGAGGTGAACGTGGCTcttgggaaaaaagaagaagtaATTGCTGGACTGCTTAATTCCTTAAAGGAGAAGGATGCCAGGGTAGAGTTGGCAGAGAGCAATGTTAGTGTTCTCTCCAGTGAGGCTGAAGTTCTCAGAGAAAAACTAGAGCAAAGTTCAACAGCCATGAAAACCCTTACTGAGGAATTTCAAGAAAAGAACGAGAAGCTTGATGCTAATCAGAGAAAAATCGATTCATTGACTGTTGAACTTGAGTCTCTTAAAAGCGAACACCAAAAAGCACTGGACCAAATAAACACACAGGAACAAGAACTGCAGCAGAAAGAACTGGCCGTGGAGTCTCTGAGTGGGAGGTGCGCTGAGCAGGCAGAGAGCTTGGAGAGTTTGAGGTCACAGTTGGACAACGCAAACTCCAAATCGTCTCAAGACTCCCATGACAATGTGCTTTTAATAAACAGTCTCCAGTGCCAGGTGGAGGTCttggagaaagacaaaaatctttTACAAGAAGATGTTGCTACGCTGATGGCTGAAAACACCCAACTGAGTGCATCTCACAAGGATCTGCAGAAGAAATTGGAAGAGCTCCGCGAAATCCATGAAAAACTAGAAACGAGTGAGAATTATTCAAGAATGCAGATAGATGCTGTCAAACTGCAGATGaagactgaaaaagagaagttaCAGATGCAGGTTAGTGTGAAGGGTGAAGAGCTTTCTAAATTGGAACTTAAGTATGAAACTCTAGAACAGAGTTTGCTTGAGTCAGAAAACAAATGGGTGACAGAGCTTGACAGGGCAAATTGGCAGAATAATAATCTTACTGAGCAATTGAGCAGTTTAGAAAGTGAAATCAAATCAAAGGATTGCGAAGTCCAGTCTTTGCGGCAAGAGCTGGATCttataaaagagaaattaactCAAAGCTTGTCTCCATTACTTAGTAGTAGgcttttctgtaaagaaaagaaGGCACAGACTTCAGATTCTGAGCTGGAGCAAACCGATAGTAAAAGTCAGCTGGAAACATTCTCTGCCCTGATAAATTCTATTCTgagcaaagaaacagaagaagaGCAATTGCAGGTGCTGcttttagaaaaacagaaagaaatagaCACCATGAAAGAAGAATTAAGAAGGATGGAGTTGCTTCAGAAGCAGAAGGAGGTGCTGCAGAATGACATGGAAAAGATGAAGGGCAAATACACCTCTGAAATGGAATGTCTGTCAAAAGAAATGCTCACACTCAAGGAAACATTATATGAACAACAGTCTCTCCTACACGAGAGGGAGGAGTCCTTTGCAGAAGTCAATAAGCAGGTTGAGTTTCTTCAAGGCAAGATAAATAAATCAGAAGAAATACTAAGGGCCAGTCAAGAAGAGCTGCAGGTTGAAGGTAAAAAAGTAGCAAATCTCCTTGAAGAAATGGGAGAAAAAGACCAACTCatcaaaaatttaatttcccaGGTAAATCAGCAGAAGGATCTAATCTCTGGTCTGAGCCagcaactgaaagaaaaagactcTTCTGTTACCCAGGTCATGGAATCGTTGTCTAATGAAATGGTACgtttttctgaagagaaaaatggatTAAATGCCAAACTGCAAGAGCTTGAGGCTGTTCATAACAGTTCTGTGGCAGAGCTGAACCGAGTGTTGCAGGAACTTGAGGATTGTAAGAAAGAACTGGAACGTAGTCAGGTGATGTTAAAcggtagagaagctgagtttAAGGATTTAATGAATGAAAAAGAGGAGGTGCAGCTTAATCTGGAGAAAATGggcaaggaaaaagagaatctgaaaaagaaacttcaaGCAGCACTGATAGTAAGAAGAGACCTAATGCAAAAAGTTGGAAAACTAGAGAAGAGTGGTCAGGAAGAactagaaaaagagcaaaaaaaagcagagaagctgtTGAAGGAAGTTAATGAGTTAACAGACAGGCTGAAACTAattgaagaaaaacacaaagattCTGAGTCTCATCTTGGCACTTTGAAGCAACAACTTTTAGAAAAAGATGCCAAAATAAGCGATTTGACCGAAATTTTGTCTTCAAAAACTTCTTATTTAGAGGAACTTCAGCACAATATCACAGAACTAAATAATGTCattactgaaaaacaaaacatttgtgAGCAGAACCTAAAATCTTTAGAGGAAAAGGACTGCAGGCTTGCTCACATGCAGGCTATGCTTGATGAGAAAGCAACTGCATATGAAGAGGAATGTTCTCAGCTGCTCTTAGCTCTTGGAAAGGCAAAGTCTGAACTTAAGAAGAAGGAGGAATCATTGGAAAACTCCAGTGAAGAAGAGCCTGCTTTAAATGATGGGGACAGGAAGGAGTGTGTGGACCCCAACAATGACACTAGTGTCATGAGTCAGTTGGAAAAAGAAGCTTTACAGAGGGAGCTTTTGGTCATGAAAGAAGATCTGAAAACACTTTGgcaagaaagggaagagggCAACAAACTTGGAGCAGGTGTTGGCGAACAAAAAGCCCACCTTGAGCATCTCAAACAAGAACATTCAGTGGCAATTGAAGGCACCAAGTTAAAAGAACTAAGAAGTGATTTTGCAAAGCttgaggaagaaacagaaatgttaaggaaagaattaagaaaaatactGGTGGAATTTGGTGATGAGTCTTTGAGCCAACAGGAGCAATGTCAGGGCAGCTCGTTGGAGGACCTAAAGCAGCTCCAGCAAAAGCTGAAGGCGTATCAGGCTGAAACTGTGGACCTTAAGACAATGCTTGGACATGTGaataaagagaaagaagcaCTTACCAAAAAAGTTGAGGATTACAAGCTGAGCCAGGAGGAACTGCAGAGGTCAAGAACTGAAACTGAGAAGGAGGTCGCAGAAAGGaatgaggaaataaaagcaCTGAGGTGTTCGCTCATGGATTTCAAAGATAAGCTTGAGCTGGAAAAGGAATTACTAAATAAAGCTATAAAGGAGGGCCAAGAAGAAGCCCACGGTTACAAAACAGTGCTGGAAGAAATGAAGAGTGAAAAAGAGGGACTTCTTAGCTCTTTAGAAAAGTCCAGTTTGGAACTAATGAATATGAAAAAGGAGGTAGAACGTTTcagtgaggaaaacaaaagtcttgtggcagagctgtgcacGCTGCGTGAGAAGGCTGAGATTAGGAGACCTGTGGTGTCTGGCAAAGAGCTTCAGGAAGGAAATGATACTGAAAAGGAACTGGGAGAGGTTGGTTCAGAAAGTAATTTCCTTGAAGGGAAGTTAGAAGGTAAAGGCACCGATTTTCAGCTCTCAGAGACTGATTACTCCAGGAAAACTAAATCGAGAGAAGGAACAGAACGTGAAATGcagaaacaaatgcaaatgaTGGAAGAGCCACTGGGAAAACCTGCAAATGTAAATCGTTCAAAACCCCAAGAGCAAAGAACTGTAACAGAGGAGAAACCTGGAGAGCGCCTTCAGAGGAAACTACAGGCGGCTTTAATATCCCGCAAAGAGGCCCTGAGAGAAAACAAACGTCTGAAAGAGCAGCTTGATCAGCTGATGCTGGAAAGAGAGGAGCTGGTGGACAaggcagggatgctgcagcagtTGTTAGAGCTtggcagagaaaagcagagctcaagtgctggtgctgccttGTCTGGAGAGGAGAGCCTTGTCTCTGAAAACGCAAGGCTGCTGACGGAGAACGAGAACCTCACCGCGGCCTGTGAGAGTCTGAAATCCACCATGGAGTCCATAGTTCAGGAAAAAGAGGCCTTTTCTTTCCAGCTAAATACCTTAAAAGATTCTCAGACAGTTGAATTGACAGGGTGGAAGGCTAAACATAGTGAACTAAAGCAGGAGTATGAATCACTTCTTCAGGCGTATGAGAATATCAGTAGTAAAGTGGCAGGTATGAGGCAAGTTATTGATCTCAGtaggaaggagaagcaggaggcaCTTCAAAGACTCAGGGAAGGAGAATCTGAGAAGGAGGCTCTGGAGAAGCATTTACAAAGTCTCCTGGATGAAAATGAGGTTATTAAGAATCAGCTGAAACAACTGGGCGAGTCCAAGAAGACGGAGGTGGACGAGTTACAAAGTAAAGCCGAAAGGCAGATCCATGAGCAGGAGGTGAGGATGCAGGAGCACCAGCATCGCCTTGGGGAGCTCACTGAGCAGAACCACCAGCTGATGGAGGAGAATGAACAGCTGAAGCAAACCTCTGAGAACCTCAAGCAGGCCTTAGAGAAAATCCAGAGTGAAAATGAGACCCTTCAGAATAACATCACTGTAACTaaagcagccctgggagagctCCAGGTTCAGATGGAAGTGTACCAAAGTGACACACAATCCAAAATCAGCGGTGCATTATGTGAGAATGAATCACTGTTGAAGGATGTCAATGTGTTGAAGGAGAAACTCTCTGAAAAAGAGCAACATGTGCTTGTCcttgaacaagaaaaaaaattaattttggaaaaaGTGCAAGAAGCTGAAAAATCTTTGGCCCATAAAAATCACTGTCTAACAAAGCTGGACATGGAGTGTAAAAGCCTTACCCAAGAAATTGTTAGTCTGAATGAAAAAGTCAAGATTTTAGAGGATGATAAATGTCTGTTACAGGAAGAACTAGAAAACGTGCAAGAAAGTTCTTACAAAGTAAAGAATGAGAGAGAATTTCTTGAGACAGAGTTGCTTAATCATGTTAAAAAGGTCGACCATCTTACTGATAGAATGAAATCAGCACAGGTACAGAATAACTTGCTGTTACAGCAGCTGGAAGAATTGAAGGCAGAGAAATGCCATGTGgttaaagaaaaggaagagcagcagctctgtcttgTAAGGATATTTGAGGAGAAGGTGAAAAGTGCTCAGAGAGACAACAATGGaactaaaaacaaaactaaagaaTTGCAAGAACTCTTAAAGGAGAAACAGCAGGAGATCAGTCATTTGCAAAACGATTCTATCAAGTTCCAGGAGCTGATCCTGGACTTAGAAAGGGCAATGAAACTGTCACAgtcaaaatgtgaaaaattggAGAAGGACTTATGTAATGCATCAGAAAAGGTGGTGAAAGCAAATGAAGAAACGTATCATCTCCAAGGAAAGCTTTCAGCACAGATGGACTTGTTGGATCAGGCAAGGAGTGAAGTGGAGAGGCTTAAAGGTGAGAGCCTGAACTGGAGGAAAGAActtaagaagaaagaagaagaactGCAACTCCAAAAGAGAGAATACGAGAGACAACTGGAATTTCATCTCCAGCAATTAAAGTTACTGCACAAAAGAGAGTTTTCCAACCTCAAGGAGCAACACGGAGCCCTTGAGAGAGAAAAGGCTCTGGCAGTCAGTGAGATTGAGGGTTTGCAGAAGGAGATGAGCACCAAGGACTCTCAAAACAAGCAGCTCCAGGGGGATTTGAATGCAGCCTTAGCACGACTGGCTGCTTTTACGAAGTGTATGTCCTCTCTGCAGGATGACAGGGACAGAGTCATCTCTGAAATGAAAACCTGGGAACTGCAGTTCAAAGAGGCCATCCAAAATAAGGAGAGACAGATAGAAGAGAGTAATAAAAGAATAGTGGCCTTACAGGAGgaattaaaagacaaaacaacTCAGATTCAAGAGCTGAATATCAAATGTTCTGTGGTAGAGGAGACAAAGGATGAACTCTATCTGAGGCAAAAATCTGTTGATATGCAGTGCTATGAAGAGCTCTGCAGGATAAAGCAAGAAAACACCTTGTTTTTTCACAGGCAGCAAGAGTTGGAGAGTGTTCTGCGGTCCAAAGAAGAAGCTTTGCAATCGcttcttaaagaaaataattctcttaCTCATCTCATAGAGAGTAGTAAAAGTACAGGAAGAGAGATAAAAGCTCTGGAAAGTAACTTTACGAGACAGGAGCAAGAATTGCAAGAGCTTCTATCGGAGAAGGAAAAGGTGAATGCTGAATTGCAAAAGCAGGTTACTATTTCTGAGCAAATGAAGGTCATGCTAAATaataaagacaaagaaatttCCTTACTCATTTCCTCAAAAGGTGCTGAAATTTCAGACTATCTGATACAGGTCCAGACTCAGCACAGAAGTCAAATTCAGGAGTATGAACTTCAGTTAACGTCGTTGCGGGTGGAGAGACAACAAGCTGAGGAGTCCCGTCAGAGGGTGGAGAAAGAGCTGAGAAATCTCCaggggaaagcagaaaaagcagggCAAGAGAAGGCTGCCATTGCCAGTGAAATAGAAGCCTTTAAAAAATCAATGTCATCTCTTCAGAACGATCGGGATGAGCTTTTTACCAAGTACAAGGAGCTGGAACACCTTCACCAGGAGGTCTTAAATCAGAGGGATAGGCTTATAGTTGGCAATGCAAGTGAGAGCAATGCTCTGAAACAGGAATTGAGGATACTCCTCAATAGAATAGATGATCTGCACTCTGAAAATGCCATGCTGAGTGCACAGCTCATAAAGTACAGGGAAGATCTTAACCAGGTCTTATCTCTGAAAGACCATCAGCTGAAAGACTTATTGAAGCAGAAATTGGATTGTATTAAAAGCCTTGAGCATGAAAAATACGAtcttcaaaagcaaataaaggaAATGCAGCTTTCCAGTGAGCTGCAGAAGGGCACTGCTGTGTCTTtggaatatgaaaataaaaagttgacATCTAAAGTATGTGATTTAGAGTCTCTGATTGCCTCATTAAACAAAGAGAAACTTGTTTCTGAATCCAGAGAGAAACTGCTCAGTAGTGATAGTGCTCAGAAAAAAGAACCAAATGCACAGTATGGAGGAAATCTCCAGAAAAAAGTTCAGGAACTCCAGAAAACCAGAGGCAGGAATGCAGGTGAGGAATACAGCAGGACACCTGAGCATGGAGAGAAACCTGAT contains the following coding sequences:
- the LOC139673534 gene encoding golgin subfamily B member 1-like isoform X1, which translates into the protein MWKWGSGDDSPSKRASLQAAGSQDAGGLSVMDLTEQLTSTQQLVAQLKELVREKDAELCNKDLQLKEEKECADARLSKLKLQNKAKVASLTSQLEELKKQLPVSGGSEAKAEPKKASKDGDQENAAANRGKILVLRRRIEELESQITKKNEELQKKSAELEAQCCRGAEMDSMLTQREKSLAERDAYIRDLQMALGSGAASEIPLPSEELKNQLAAKESSLHSMEILVQNLTKKVGASEEKCSLFQEQIESLKNIHSKEREFFQGKEATYMENVRVLQKIIQEKGKELEAQREKHEQELFRLAAKSDASADLEQLLKALKQKLHEKEEVMLGRTQVIDVLQKELDAKDQQLKEINENVQRLLSEKENLQSKLDAEKHVMRAQLKDIMEKHELEMTKVKERHSAELHEIQEKHETELQEKDQALVQLQKQVAELSGSAQRNTQQVQDLESVTKEKVEDLEVQVKLKTEEASKSEAKFLKMKAWSKSRIKQLEDELKNFSSKNNDMSALNRRVSELEAENEELQSKLQCLYEIRTHNDELLKKLEVYEEQQRKLQADLDQVTKRAASQASESGSVDELQSQLLEWQESVPESEESQEQVREEKSAMALRMAQIEEEREGLIEDDWFFPGCSHPAMVSGQQELEEELATAPGMGRLQQPQRKGSHTSRKLQEEYNLDGKECFQELNVTLDSTDSAEGENMGGLQSVVEELELERNQLQEQILFLEERCQDLEDRFQLQGRMEALQNENERLQTQLTQLRSQQMRDVEKHQLLISGLNEQLKGLSDRNSFLENSLGEKEQKLLSTTEKLGQIETLRKLLQEKDVLNKELGEKFVHTEQKLNEALKKCSVYEVENTEQKTLISDLTEKVASLKEKTLKQDSVVESMQLDLEQANEELDKLNSSHLEERSQLIQGLQKREREIDNLKEALAEKDREMCALSGNMAEYSEQVVVLEHQVQCKEEEMRGMEEALAKAERESRLLKEAQTADVKDASMKISVLSEQSNTMRQELERVRVQNEAKTKENEELVRQSTENSVTIKELRAEIKANSVAYHNKLAECESQIALLKEQISKSSEKLQEAEDKQRKETEYLKSQLEKNDALKEKWNNLLKEKESKAETLENELKSMKDSYNKLVLENAKKDEELAELSKKLIEHTEHQETVKKELLEKQELVISLEQKLGVLEQQNEETKLKLTGDLKAKEICCKELNNQLNEIHKQINKLEIETQEKASANNQLQADLEGQQEKLAEQIKANEYLKTSIGTMEKEKEQLIRENENLSKLLDVKECELLKKTQAVAETENKLSVSTAEYEKTLSALNCDKNALAEKVEQLSVAAEQKESAVAEQLQEKTKECDVLAELLSESKAQTQQLHQQVQSLLIQLQGSRDEEIKKEELLNNKLSECSGLIQELTQTKEENLLLQEKIQSVTLDFEAANRSLEEKNLQNYSLHKEMEETKLCVVELQGEIKNLRDEKAKFSQLVEEKDLAVKSQGSELEKFQRQVSEKMQENTVLNSQLQLWSKEVEALRHEKEEFSNLLCEKSHECEFFQSEMTSAKHQAQTAAVENEKLKADMEAVHGTVRKKSEEVAVLTSHLSQQSHNILALKDQIDGLLIEKENLKMAFEEKETLLSEKEALIQQMKDSKVAGEGQYMQIISDLQNQIQALGFETSQLRHTVQEKESECKRQAQELKLLKDKSEESDVLRVQLSENMEVISDLQHQLKNVTEQSAQLNDSIVQKDVSLRQKLDECISLKAQLSEVQESSVLQEKHIQILASEAEELNALISEKDSAITNISIVNENLMMQLQEKQNECDVLKEQVRELEEVKVNFQKEGQQLKNAIIEMDQSLSEKESSLLENESLLKTLEEKAKKDEEKSNLISQLQNQVHELRQELQKSKDLLHEKENAFLSLQETIEAQYELRTEVNVALGKKEEVIAGLLNSLKEKDARVELAESNVSVLSSEAEVLREKLEQSSTAMKTLTEEFQEKNEKLDANQRKIDSLTVELESLKSEHQKALDQINTQEQELQQKELAVESLSGRCAEQAESLESLRSQLDNANSKSSQDSHDNVLLINSLQCQVEVLEKDKNLLQEDVATLMAENTQLSASHKDLQKKLEELREIHEKLETSENYSRMQIDAVKLQMKTEKEKLQMQVSVKGEELSKLELKYETLEQSLLESENKWVTELDRANWQNNNLTEQLSSLESEIKSKDCEVQSLRQELDLIKEKLTQSLSPLLSSRLFCKEKKAQTSDSELEQTDSKSQLETFSALINSILSKETEEEQLQVLLLEKQKEIDTMKEELRRMELLQKQKEVLQNDMEKMKGKYTSEMECLSKEMLTLKETLYEQQSLLHEREESFAEVNKQVEFLQGKINKSEEILRASQEELQVEGKKVANLLEEMGEKDQLIKNLISQVNQQKDLISGLSQQLKEKDSSVTQVMESLSNEMVRFSEEKNGLNAKLQELEAVHNSSVAELNRVLQELEDCKKELERSQVMLNGREAEFKDLMNEKEEVQLNLEKMGKEKENLKKKLQAALIVRRDLMQKVGKLEKSGQEELEKEQKKAEKLLKEVNELTDRLKLIEEKHKDSESHLGTLKQQLLEKDAKISDLTEILSSKTSYLEELQHNITELNNVITEKQNICEQNLKSLEEKDCRLAHMQAMLDEKATAYEEECSQLLLALGKAKSELKKKEESLENSSEEEPALNDGDRKECVDPNNDTSVMSQLEKEALQRELLVMKEDLKTLWQEREEGNKLGAGVGEQKAHLEHLKQEHSVAIEGTKLKELRSDFAKLEEETEMLRKELRKILVEFGDESLSQQEQCQGSSLEDLKQLQQKLKAYQAETVDLKTMLGHVNKEKEALTKKVEDYKLSQEELQRSRTETEKEVAERNEEIKALRCSLMDFKDKLELEKELLNKAIKEGQEEAHGYKTVLEEMKSEKEGLLSSLEKSSLELMNMKKEVERFSEENKSLVAELCTLREKAEIRRPVVSGKELQEGNDTEKELGEVGSESNFLEGKLEGKGTDFQLSETDYSRKTKSREGTEREMQKQMQMMEEPLGKPANVNRSKPQEQRTVTEEKPGERLQRKLQAALISRKEALRENKRLKEQLDQLMLEREELVDKAGMLQQLLELGREKQSSSAGAALSGEESLVSENARLLTENENLTAACESLKSTMESIVQEKEAFSFQLNTLKDSQTVELTGWKAKHSELKQEYESLLQAYENISSKVAGMRQVIDLSRKEKQEALQRLREGESEKEALEKHLQSLLDENEVIKNQLKQLGESKKTEVDELQSKAERQIHEQEVRMQEHQHRLGELTEQNHQLMEENEQLKQTSENLKQALEKIQSENETLQNNITVTKAALGELQVQMEVYQSDTQSKISGALCENESLLKDVNVLKEKLSEKEQHVLVLEQEKKLILEKVQEAEKSLAHKNHCLTKLDMECKSLTQEIVSLNEKVKILEDDKCLLQEELENVQESSYKVKNEREFLETELLNHVKKVDHLTDRMKSAQVQNNLLLQQLEELKAEKCHVVKEKEEQQLCLVRIFEEKVKSAQRDNNGTKNKTKELQELLKEKQQEISHLQNDSIKFQELILDLERAMKLSQSKCEKLEKDLCNASEKVVKANEETYHLQGKLSAQMDLLDQARSEVERLKGESLNWRKELKKKEEELQLQKREYERQLEFHLQQLKLLHKREFSNLKEQHGALEREKALAVSEIEGLQKEMSTKDSQNKQLQGDLNAALARLAAFTKCMSSLQDDRDRVISEMKTWELQFKEAIQNKERQIEESNKRIVALQEELKDKTTQIQELNIKCSVVEETKDELYLRQKSVDMQCYEELCRIKQENTLFFHRQQELESVLRSKEEALQSLLKENNSLTHLIESSKSTGREIKALESNFTRQEQELQELLSEKEKVNAELQKQVTISEQMKVMLNNKDKEISLLISSKGAEISDYLIQVQTQHRSQIQEYELQLTSLRVERQQAEESRQRVEKELRNLQGKAEKAGQEKAAIASEIEAFKKSMSSLQNDRDELFTKYKELEHLHQEVLNQRDRLIVGNASESNALKQELRILLNRIDDLHSENAMLSAQLIKYREDLNQVLSLKDHQLKDLLKQKLDCIKSLEHEKYDLQKQIKEMQLSSELQKGTAVSLEYENKKLTSKVCDLESLIASLNKEKLVSESREKLLSSDSAQKKEPNAQYGGNLQKKVQELQKTRGRNAGEEYSRTPEHGEKPDAYTEKMLLELQSQNEAFGKAMTALQNDRDRVLEDLKALQSKYTAELKTEKRRGDDLEAELQGFKLHLISILKENPLLHRGVFDTADQVPLAQVADEVGSLCRTLASRDMEVSRLSAECGSYGQQVEAFAKAMTSLQDDRDKLLQELSTQKAKEGANLAAVEISKLKTKVDDLEKALQQTKAFQAETEREITSYQNELAGLRMEKDLLLSESQALRNQCQITVAEKDRQIAELQKLQQDMIVKKSVPAGSNYPVKALESASLAGSGDAAEEIKPVLAEKAQLQNELQSCLQEMHQKDLLLQQMNSKAVQSSEENAVLSAQLQTLSQTLRDSQLHYSELQNRYLRLERECQAMQVASFQGSVQDETRAEVPPGAPQERSGIVVEMDNREEKELRKRLAETEQQYEAVQQALSQLTETLAEERRRREAAEEALGLSEETSNRFEVSSYRSVPTEYTLQMETEEEREALIISPSEHVIVRKVKGGALSVRRWLRGQSLHCSKLLSARAKARYLFLTYLLTLHLLVLLCLSGAL